In Alicyclobacillus macrosporangiidus CPP55, a single window of DNA contains:
- a CDS encoding CTP synthase translates to MTKFIFVTGGVVSGLGKGITAASLGRLLKDRGLRVTIQKFDPYINVDPGTMSPYQHGEVFVTEDGAETDLDLGHYERFIDNNLTAANNVTSGKIYWSVISKERRGDYLGGTVQVIPHITNEIKDRILQAATPETDVVITEIGGTVGDIESLPFLEAIRELKSDVGRENVLYIHVTLIPYLRASGEVKTKPTQHSVAELRSIGISPHIIVCRTEVPLTMEVKKKIALFCDTDVDSVIEARDADVLYEVPLLLHQEGFDDTVLRHLGVEAPAPDLTEWMDMVERIKGLRESVTIAIVGKYVSLPDAYASVTAALQHGGYESGTQVDVRWVLSEDVTEENVAELLANVDGILVPGGFGDRGIEGKIIAAKYARERGIPYFGICLGMQVAVVEFARHVAGLAGAHSSEIDPQTPHPVIDLMPDQQGIEQKGGTMRLGSYPCVLKPDSISARAYDRTEVRERHRHRYEFNNDYRARLEEAGLRIAGTSPDGVLVEIVEIPDHPWFVGVQFHPEFTSRPNRAQPLFREFVRATLKHKRG, encoded by the coding sequence ATGACGAAATTCATCTTTGTCACCGGGGGCGTGGTGTCCGGCCTGGGCAAGGGCATCACCGCGGCGTCCCTGGGACGCCTGTTGAAAGACCGTGGCCTGCGCGTGACCATTCAAAAATTCGATCCGTACATCAACGTGGATCCGGGTACGATGAGCCCGTATCAGCACGGTGAGGTCTTCGTGACAGAGGACGGCGCCGAGACCGACCTCGACCTCGGCCATTATGAGCGTTTTATCGATAATAACCTGACGGCCGCCAACAATGTCACCAGCGGCAAGATCTACTGGTCGGTGATCTCCAAGGAGCGGCGCGGTGACTACCTCGGCGGTACGGTGCAGGTGATCCCGCATATCACCAACGAGATCAAAGACCGTATCCTCCAGGCGGCAACGCCGGAAACGGACGTGGTGATCACGGAGATCGGCGGCACCGTCGGCGACATCGAGAGCCTGCCGTTCCTCGAGGCCATCCGCGAGCTGAAGAGCGACGTCGGGCGGGAAAACGTCCTGTACATTCACGTCACACTCATCCCGTACCTGCGGGCGAGCGGAGAGGTCAAGACCAAACCGACGCAGCACAGCGTCGCCGAGCTGCGCAGCATCGGCATCAGTCCGCACATCATCGTCTGCCGCACCGAGGTACCGTTGACGATGGAGGTCAAGAAGAAGATCGCGCTGTTCTGCGACACGGACGTAGATTCCGTGATTGAGGCGCGAGATGCGGACGTGCTGTACGAGGTACCGCTCTTGCTGCATCAAGAGGGGTTCGACGACACCGTGCTGCGTCACCTGGGCGTAGAGGCGCCGGCACCCGACCTGACGGAGTGGATGGACATGGTCGAGCGCATCAAGGGGCTCCGGGAATCGGTGACCATCGCCATCGTCGGAAAGTACGTGTCGTTGCCCGACGCGTACGCGAGCGTCACCGCGGCCCTCCAGCACGGCGGCTATGAGTCTGGCACACAGGTGGACGTGCGCTGGGTGCTGTCGGAGGACGTCACGGAGGAAAACGTCGCGGAGTTGTTGGCGAACGTCGACGGCATCTTGGTCCCGGGCGGATTCGGGGACCGGGGGATTGAGGGCAAGATCATCGCTGCCAAATACGCCCGCGAGCGGGGCATCCCGTATTTCGGCATCTGCCTCGGCATGCAGGTGGCGGTGGTGGAGTTCGCACGCCACGTGGCCGGGCTGGCGGGGGCGCACAGCAGCGAGATCGATCCGCAGACGCCCCACCCGGTCATCGACCTGATGCCGGACCAGCAGGGGATTGAGCAAAAGGGCGGCACGATGCGCCTGGGCTCGTATCCGTGCGTGCTGAAACCGGATAGCATCTCCGCCCGGGCGTACGACCGGACCGAGGTGCGCGAGCGTCATCGGCACCGGTACGAGTTCAACAACGACTACAGAGCACGCTTGGAAGAGGCGGGCCTGCGCATCGCGGGCACCTCGCCGGACGGCGTCCTGGTGGAGATTGTGGAGATCCCGGACCACCCGTGGTTCGTGGGGGTGCAGTTCCATCCCGAGTTCACCTCCCGGCCCAATCGGGCACAGCCCTTGTTCCGCGAGTTCGTCCGCGCGACATTGAAACACAAACGCGGCTGA
- a CDS encoding response regulator, with translation MAKKVLIVDDQFGIRVLLQEVLLQEGYQVFQAANGPAALEIVKQESPDLILLDMKIPGMDGLEILRNLRKMGAETKVIMMTAYGELDLIQEAMEMGALAHFTKPFDIDELRQAVNAHLM, from the coding sequence TTGGCAAAGAAAGTCCTCATCGTCGACGACCAATTCGGCATTCGCGTACTGCTCCAAGAAGTGCTTCTCCAAGAAGGCTACCAGGTGTTCCAAGCGGCCAACGGCCCCGCCGCCTTAGAGATCGTGAAACAGGAATCACCTGACCTCATCTTGCTCGACATGAAGATCCCCGGTATGGACGGATTAGAGATCTTGCGCAACCTGCGCAAGATGGGCGCTGAGACCAAGGTCATCATGATGACCGCCTACGGCGAGCTGGACCTCATTCAGGAGGCGATGGAGATGGGCGCCTTGGCGCATTTCACGAAGCCATTCGACATCGACGAGCTTCGCCAGGCAGTCAACGCTCATCTGATGTGA
- a CDS encoding hotdog domain-containing protein, protein MAEDGVRSDGTDGTDTYAGEAMIRVRMSQHDAHYGGDLVDGARMLALFGDVATELLIRCDGDEGLFAGYDHVAFRAPVYAGDYIEARGRITKIGNTSRRMVFAAYKVIAASRDPAAPSRAQVLDPPLLVCEAEGTCVVPKERQRGRGGEWRS, encoded by the coding sequence ATGGCGGAGGACGGGGTACGAAGCGATGGCACGGATGGAACGGATACATACGCAGGGGAAGCGATGATCCGCGTGCGGATGAGCCAGCACGACGCCCACTACGGCGGCGACCTGGTGGATGGGGCGCGGATGCTGGCGTTGTTCGGCGACGTGGCGACTGAACTGTTGATTCGGTGCGACGGCGACGAGGGCTTGTTCGCCGGGTACGATCACGTCGCCTTCCGGGCCCCGGTGTACGCCGGCGATTACATTGAGGCGCGCGGCCGCATCACGAAGATCGGCAACACGTCGCGCCGGATGGTGTTTGCAGCGTACAAAGTGATTGCGGCGAGCCGGGATCCGGCTGCACCCTCGAGGGCTCAGGTCCTCGATCCCCCGCTCCTGGTGTGCGAAGCGGAGGGGACCTGCGTGGTGCCGAAGGAGCGCCAGCGCGGGAGGGGTGGCGAATGGAGAAGTTGA
- a CDS encoding 3-keto-5-aminohexanoate cleavage protein — protein MEKLIITAALVGAETTRAQQPNLPVTPEEIAEAAHACREAGASVCHLHVRTDDGMPTQDRERFQETIAAIRRRCDIIIQVSTGGAVGMTADERLQPVSLRPEMATLTCGTVNFGDAVFLNAPDDLERFARELKAYGVRPEFEIFEAGMIENALSLWRKGLVEPPFHFDFVLGVPGAMPATPKHLLFLTELLPEGATWSVAGIGRHQLPMAALAVVLGGHARVGFEDNIFYRKGELAESNAQLVARVARIARELDRPLATPDEARRILGIPRQAG, from the coding sequence ATGGAGAAGTTGATCATCACCGCGGCCCTGGTGGGGGCGGAGACCACGCGCGCTCAGCAGCCGAATCTGCCCGTGACGCCGGAGGAGATCGCGGAGGCGGCGCACGCCTGCCGGGAGGCGGGGGCAAGCGTGTGCCACCTGCACGTGCGCACGGACGACGGTATGCCGACGCAGGACCGGGAGCGGTTCCAGGAGACCATCGCCGCCATCCGGCGCCGCTGTGACATCATCATCCAGGTGTCGACGGGCGGTGCGGTCGGCATGACGGCGGACGAGCGGCTGCAGCCCGTGTCGTTGCGTCCGGAGATGGCGACCCTGACCTGCGGCACCGTCAATTTCGGGGACGCGGTGTTTCTCAACGCGCCCGATGACCTCGAGCGATTCGCCCGTGAACTCAAAGCGTACGGGGTGCGGCCGGAGTTTGAGATCTTCGAGGCGGGCATGATCGAAAACGCCCTCTCCCTGTGGCGCAAGGGCTTGGTGGAGCCACCTTTTCACTTCGACTTCGTCCTCGGCGTCCCGGGGGCGATGCCGGCGACGCCGAAACACCTGCTTTTCTTGACCGAGCTGTTGCCGGAAGGCGCCACCTGGTCGGTGGCGGGCATCGGGCGACACCAGCTGCCGATGGCCGCGCTGGCCGTGGTCCTCGGCGGACATGCGCGCGTCGGATTTGAGGATAATATCTTCTATCGCAAAGGGGAGCTGGCGGAGAGCAACGCCCAGCTGGTCGCCCGGGTGGCGCGGATCGCCAGGGAGCTGGACCGGCCCCTGGCCACACCGGACGAGGCCCGCCGCATCCTCGGCATCCCGCGCCAGGCCGGCTGA
- the fsa gene encoding fructose-6-phosphate aldolase, producing the protein MKIFIDTANVAEIRNAAEMGILSGVTTNPSLVAKEGRDFIEVLKEITTIVDGPISAEVVSLDADGMVDEGLRLAEIHPNIVIKVPMTAEGLKAVHRFAKKGVRTNVTLVFSANQALLAARAGASFVSPFIGRLDDISFDGLTLIRDIAEIFDIHAIETEIIAASIRHPIHVTEAAKAGAHIATCPYAVIDRMIKHPLTDQGIERFLADWSTVAKK; encoded by the coding sequence TTGAAGATATTCATCGACACGGCGAACGTGGCGGAGATCCGGAACGCGGCCGAGATGGGGATCCTCAGCGGAGTGACCACCAACCCGTCTCTCGTGGCCAAGGAAGGCCGCGATTTCATCGAGGTGTTGAAGGAGATCACCACCATCGTCGACGGGCCCATCAGCGCCGAGGTGGTCAGCCTCGACGCCGACGGGATGGTCGACGAAGGGCTGCGGTTGGCGGAGATCCACCCGAACATCGTCATCAAGGTGCCGATGACGGCCGAAGGGTTGAAGGCCGTCCACCGGTTCGCGAAAAAAGGGGTCCGCACCAACGTGACCCTGGTGTTCAGCGCCAACCAGGCCCTGTTGGCGGCGCGCGCAGGAGCGTCGTTCGTCAGCCCCTTCATCGGACGGCTGGACGACATCAGCTTTGACGGGCTGACGCTGATCCGCGACATCGCGGAGATCTTTGACATCCATGCCATCGAGACGGAGATCATCGCCGCGAGCATCCGGCATCCCATCCACGTGACGGAGGCGGCCAAGGCGGGGGCGCACATCGCCACCTGTCCGTACGCCGTGATCGACCGGATGATCAAACATCCCCTGACCGACCAGGGGATCGAACGGTTTTTGGCGGATTGGAGTACGGTGGCGAAGAAGTAA
- the dapD gene encoding 2,3,4,5-tetrahydropyridine-2,6-dicarboxylate N-acetyltransferase has protein sequence MDAHEIIEFIRTSEKRTPVKVYLKGDLDGIDFGPGAKVFATGGVGVVFGEWKDIQPVLEQHKDKIQDFVVESDRRNSAIPLLDTKNLRARIEPGAIIRDRVTIGDNAVIMMGAVINIGAVIGEGTMIDMNAVVGGRGTIGKNCHIGAGAVIAGVVEPPSAKPVVIEDDVLVGANAVILEGVRVGRGSVVAAGAVVIEDVPENVVVAGVPARVIKQIDEKTQAKVEIKQELRQL, from the coding sequence ATGGACGCGCACGAGATCATCGAGTTTATCCGAACGAGCGAGAAGAGGACCCCGGTCAAGGTGTACTTGAAAGGCGATCTCGACGGCATCGACTTCGGCCCCGGGGCAAAGGTGTTCGCCACGGGCGGCGTGGGGGTCGTGTTCGGCGAGTGGAAGGACATCCAGCCGGTGTTGGAGCAGCACAAGGACAAAATCCAGGACTTTGTCGTCGAGAGCGACCGGCGCAACTCGGCGATCCCGCTGCTCGACACGAAGAACCTCCGCGCCCGCATCGAACCCGGGGCCATCATCCGAGACCGGGTGACCATCGGCGACAACGCGGTGATCATGATGGGCGCCGTGATTAACATCGGCGCCGTGATCGGCGAGGGGACGATGATTGATATGAACGCCGTCGTCGGCGGGCGCGGGACCATCGGGAAGAATTGCCACATCGGGGCGGGCGCCGTGATCGCAGGGGTGGTCGAACCGCCATCGGCCAAGCCGGTCGTCATCGAGGATGACGTACTGGTCGGCGCGAACGCGGTCATCCTGGAGGGCGTGCGGGTCGGACGCGGCTCGGTCGTCGCGGCGGGCGCGGTGGTCATCGAGGATGTGCCTGAGAATGTCGTCGTGGCGGGCGTGCCGGCGCGCGTGATCAAGCAGATCGACGAGAAGACGCAGGCCAAGGTCGAGATCAAGCAGGAGCTGCGCCAGCTGTGA
- a CDS encoding N-acetyldiaminopimelate deacetylase: MTTDPRWVAIRRALHQIPEPGFEEVETQRFLLDQIARMPQDRLEVATWRTGILVRVRGTGRSTGSTVGRPRVIGYRADMDGLPIEEETSYPFRSRHPGYMHACGHDLHMTIALAVLDHFARHPVADDVLVVFQPAEEGPGGALPMLESEAFRRWRPDLMLALHIAPEYPVGTIATKPGILFANTSELFIDLIGQGGHAAYPHRANDMVVAGAHLVTQLQSIVARNVDPLDSAVITIGKLTGGTKQNIIAERARLEGTIRTLSRASMQRVKARIEALVRGIEEGFGCRAEIDYGANYMQVYNHEDLTREFMAFVRERQAAELVECREAMTGEDFGYFLAEIPGFMFWLGVDTPYGLHHAKLEPNEDAIGVAVRVVTEYITWKAER, encoded by the coding sequence GTGACGACGGACCCGAGGTGGGTGGCCATCCGGCGTGCTCTGCACCAGATCCCGGAACCGGGCTTCGAGGAGGTTGAGACGCAGCGGTTCCTGCTCGACCAGATCGCCCGGATGCCGCAGGACCGGCTGGAGGTCGCCACGTGGCGTACCGGGATCCTCGTGCGGGTGCGGGGGACGGGTCGGTCGACGGGATCGACAGTCGGGAGGCCGCGCGTCATCGGCTACCGGGCCGACATGGACGGGCTGCCGATTGAAGAGGAGACGTCGTATCCGTTCCGATCCCGCCACCCGGGCTACATGCACGCCTGCGGTCACGACCTGCACATGACCATCGCCTTGGCGGTGCTCGATCATTTCGCCCGTCACCCGGTCGCGGACGACGTCCTGGTCGTCTTCCAACCGGCGGAGGAAGGCCCTGGCGGCGCACTGCCGATGTTGGAGAGCGAGGCGTTTCGCCGCTGGCGGCCTGACCTGATGCTGGCCCTGCACATCGCGCCCGAGTACCCGGTCGGCACCATCGCCACCAAGCCAGGCATCCTCTTCGCGAATACGTCCGAACTCTTCATCGATCTCATCGGCCAAGGGGGCCACGCCGCCTACCCGCACCGGGCCAACGACATGGTGGTGGCTGGCGCGCATCTGGTGACGCAGCTGCAGAGCATCGTCGCCCGCAATGTCGATCCGCTCGACAGCGCGGTGATCACCATCGGCAAGCTGACGGGCGGCACGAAGCAGAACATCATCGCCGAGCGGGCGCGCCTGGAGGGGACCATTCGCACCCTGTCGCGCGCCTCGATGCAGCGCGTGAAGGCGCGCATCGAGGCGTTGGTGCGCGGGATTGAGGAAGGTTTCGGGTGCCGTGCGGAGATCGACTACGGGGCCAACTACATGCAGGTGTACAATCACGAGGATTTGACGCGGGAGTTCATGGCCTTCGTACGCGAACGGCAGGCGGCCGAGCTGGTGGAGTGCCGCGAGGCGATGACGGGCGAGGACTTCGGCTATTTCCTCGCCGAGATCCCCGGCTTCATGTTTTGGCTCGGTGTCGACACGCCCTACGGGCTGCACCACGCCAAGCTCGAGCCGAACGAAGACGCCATCGGCGTCGCCGTGCGCGTGGTCACGGAATACATCACGTGGAAGGCGGAGCGATAG
- a CDS encoding aminotransferase A, translating into MEHLLNPRVKNIQISGIRRFYNLVSQYPGAISLTIGQPDFPTPEHIKEAAISAIQANHTSYTPNPGIPALRQAAARFMADRYDLHYNPDDEVLVTVGASHAIDIALRTLLTEGAEVVLPGPVYPGYDPVARICGGKVLFADTTRNGFKLTARLLEPYLTPRTRCVILPYPSNPTGCVLTRDELGELAELLRPRDLVVLSDEIYSELLFDGQHVSIAQFPGMREKTIVVNGLSKSHSMTGWRIGLLFAPANITRHMVKVLQYSAMCATSISQYAAVEALTQGADDARPMREEYRWRRDYVYDRLVAMGLEVTRPQGAFYIFPSIRRFGLTSLEFATRLLEEQRVAVVPGDAFSRFGEGYVRISYACSREDLKEGMDRMERFVHALEGRG; encoded by the coding sequence ATGGAACACCTGTTGAACCCACGCGTGAAGAACATCCAAATCTCCGGCATCCGCCGGTTCTACAATCTGGTGAGCCAATACCCAGGCGCCATCTCGCTGACCATCGGACAGCCGGACTTTCCCACGCCGGAACATATCAAAGAGGCCGCCATCTCGGCCATCCAGGCTAACCACACCAGCTACACGCCGAACCCGGGCATCCCGGCCCTGCGCCAGGCCGCGGCCCGCTTCATGGCCGACCGGTACGATCTGCACTACAACCCGGACGACGAAGTGCTGGTCACCGTCGGGGCCAGCCACGCCATCGACATCGCGCTGCGCACGCTCCTGACGGAAGGCGCCGAGGTGGTCCTGCCCGGCCCGGTCTATCCTGGGTACGATCCGGTCGCGCGCATCTGCGGCGGAAAAGTCCTGTTCGCGGACACCACGCGCAATGGTTTCAAGCTGACGGCGCGCCTGCTCGAACCGTATCTCACCCCGCGCACGCGCTGCGTGATCCTGCCCTATCCGTCCAACCCGACCGGTTGCGTCCTGACGCGCGACGAGCTGGGCGAGCTCGCCGAGCTCCTGCGCCCGCGGGACCTGGTCGTGCTCTCGGACGAGATCTACAGCGAGCTGCTGTTCGACGGGCAGCACGTCTCTATCGCCCAGTTCCCGGGGATGCGGGAGAAGACCATCGTCGTGAACGGCCTCTCCAAGTCCCACTCGATGACCGGTTGGCGCATCGGGCTGTTGTTCGCCCCGGCCAATATCACGCGCCACATGGTCAAGGTCCTGCAGTACAGCGCCATGTGCGCCACCTCCATCAGCCAATACGCCGCCGTCGAGGCCCTGACGCAAGGGGCCGACGACGCCCGCCCGATGCGCGAAGAGTACCGCTGGCGGCGCGACTACGTGTACGACCGCCTCGTCGCCATGGGACTGGAGGTGACGCGGCCCCAGGGAGCCTTCTACATCTTCCCGTCGATCCGCCGGTTTGGGCTGACCTCCCTGGAATTCGCGACACGGCTGTTGGAGGAGCAGCGGGTCGCGGTCGTCCCGGGGGACGCCTTCTCCCGCTTTGGCGAAGGGTATGTGCGCATCTCGTATGCGTGCAGCCGGGAGGACCTGAAGGAAGGCATGGACCGAATGGAGCGGTTCGTGCACGCACTGGAAGGGCGTGGGTGA
- the glpX gene encoding class II fructose-bisphosphatase has protein sequence MDRELALEIVRVTEMAALSCARWMGRGKKNEADEAATSAMRAMFDTVQMDGTVVIGEGEMDESPMLFIGERLGTGAPPAVDVAVDPLEGTNILAKGLWNAMAVVAVAPKGSLLHAPDMYMDKIAVGPKAKGRVHLDASIEENLRAVAEATDKDISDVVAVILDRPRHQHIIEQVRAAGARIKLISDGDVAAALNTAFDETGVDILFGQGGAPEGVLAAAALKCLGGELQGRLMPENEAQLERCRAMGIEDVRKVLMMDDLVKGDDAIFAATGVTDGELLRGVRFIGKSRAKTHSIVMRAKTGTVRFIEAVHDLARKPLLDMVPVS, from the coding sequence TTGGATCGCGAATTGGCACTGGAGATCGTCCGCGTGACGGAAATGGCGGCCCTCAGCTGCGCCCGCTGGATGGGGCGGGGCAAGAAGAACGAGGCGGATGAGGCGGCCACCTCCGCGATGCGGGCGATGTTCGACACGGTGCAGATGGACGGGACCGTGGTCATCGGCGAGGGCGAGATGGACGAGTCGCCGATGCTGTTCATCGGGGAGCGGCTCGGCACCGGGGCGCCGCCGGCGGTGGACGTGGCGGTCGATCCGCTGGAGGGCACAAACATCCTCGCCAAAGGGCTGTGGAACGCGATGGCCGTGGTCGCTGTGGCGCCGAAGGGATCGCTGTTACACGCCCCGGATATGTACATGGATAAGATCGCCGTGGGGCCGAAGGCCAAGGGCCGGGTGCATCTGGATGCGTCCATCGAGGAGAACCTGCGCGCAGTGGCGGAGGCCACCGACAAAGACATTTCCGACGTGGTCGCCGTGATCCTCGATCGGCCGCGGCATCAGCACATCATCGAACAGGTGCGTGCGGCCGGAGCTCGCATCAAGCTGATCTCCGACGGCGACGTGGCGGCGGCGCTCAACACGGCCTTCGACGAGACGGGCGTGGACATCCTGTTCGGCCAGGGCGGCGCACCGGAAGGCGTCCTCGCGGCGGCGGCGCTCAAGTGCCTGGGCGGCGAGCTGCAGGGCCGCCTGATGCCCGAGAACGAGGCGCAGCTGGAACGCTGCCGGGCGATGGGGATTGAGGACGTTCGCAAGGTGCTGATGATGGACGATCTGGTCAAAGGGGACGACGCCATCTTCGCCGCCACCGGTGTCACGGACGGGGAGCTGCTGCGCGGCGTCCGCTTCATCGGCAAGTCCAGGGCGAAGACGCACTCCATCGTGATGCGCGCCAAGACCGGGACGGTCCGCTTCATCGAAGCGGTACACGACCTCGCCCGCAAGCCCCTTCTCGACATGGTGCCCGTGTCCTGA
- the rho gene encoding transcription termination factor Rho, giving the protein MDIRELESKKLTELYKYAREFQIPSYGNMKKRELIFAILKAQAERDGLMFAEGVLEIMPDGYGFLRPVGYLPSAEDIYVAASQIRRFDLRTGDLVSGKVRPPKENERYFGLLHVEAVNGVSPEEAAERLHFPALTPLFPQQHVVLETTPDKIATRLIDLFAPIGFGQRGLIVAPPKAGKTVLLKEIAHSIATNYPETTLMVLLIDERPEEVTDMQRSVRGEVIASTFDEVPDNHIKVAELVLERALRLVEHKRDVVILLDSITRLARAYNLVVPPSGRTLSGGIDPAAFHRPKRFFGAARKVEEGGSLTILATALIDTGSRMDDVIYEEFKGTGNLELHLDRRLAEKRVFPALDIRRSGTRREELLLPRETLEKVWAIRKSMGDNPDFTELFIRKFKHYKTNQEFLDSLELHKEKKA; this is encoded by the coding sequence TTGGACATCCGTGAATTGGAGTCGAAGAAACTCACGGAGTTGTATAAGTATGCCCGTGAGTTCCAGATCCCGTCCTACGGGAATATGAAAAAGCGCGAGTTGATTTTCGCAATACTCAAGGCGCAGGCTGAGCGCGACGGACTCATGTTTGCAGAAGGCGTTCTCGAAATCATGCCCGACGGATACGGATTCTTAAGACCGGTGGGATACCTGCCGAGCGCCGAGGATATCTACGTGGCGGCCTCCCAGATACGAAGATTTGACCTTCGAACCGGTGACCTGGTCTCCGGCAAGGTCAGGCCGCCAAAAGAAAACGAACGCTACTTCGGACTGCTCCACGTAGAAGCCGTCAACGGAGTCAGCCCCGAAGAAGCCGCAGAACGCCTGCATTTCCCAGCACTCACTCCCTTGTTTCCTCAACAGCACGTCGTTCTTGAGACGACTCCGGACAAAATCGCAACCCGCCTGATTGACCTGTTCGCACCCATCGGGTTCGGGCAGCGCGGCCTGATTGTGGCCCCGCCGAAGGCCGGGAAGACCGTATTGTTAAAGGAGATCGCCCACAGCATCGCCACCAATTATCCGGAAACCACGCTGATGGTGCTGTTGATCGACGAACGCCCGGAGGAAGTCACGGATATGCAGCGATCCGTCCGGGGCGAGGTCATCGCCTCCACCTTCGACGAGGTGCCGGACAATCACATCAAGGTGGCGGAGCTGGTGTTGGAGCGCGCCCTGCGCTTGGTCGAACACAAGCGCGACGTCGTGATCCTGCTTGACAGCATCACGCGCCTGGCCCGCGCTTACAACCTGGTCGTGCCGCCGAGCGGGCGGACGTTGTCCGGCGGGATCGATCCCGCGGCCTTCCACCGGCCCAAGCGCTTCTTCGGGGCGGCGCGCAAGGTGGAAGAGGGCGGGAGCCTCACCATCCTGGCGACGGCCCTGATTGACACCGGATCGCGCATGGACGACGTGATTTACGAAGAGTTTAAAGGCACGGGCAACCTGGAATTGCATCTGGACCGGCGGCTTGCGGAAAAGCGAGTGTTTCCCGCCCTCGATATCCGCCGCTCCGGCACCCGCCGCGAGGAGTTGCTGCTCCCGCGCGAGACGTTGGAGAAGGTGTGGGCCATCCGCAAGTCGATGGGGGACAATCCCGATTTCACGGAGCTTTTCATCCGCAAGTTCAAGCACTACAAGACCAACCAGGAGTTCCTCGACAGCCTGGAGCTGCACAAGGAGAAGAAGGCGTAA
- a CDS encoding radical SAM protein, producing the protein MNHHRLQPVGRTGSYLTEVPPEEWIPLPEGASLVWLPGTRAIGLDPGSGEMVHLGADAYAVGALLPQGFTRLLLPGYVKRKGAEPLPLFGYTAVGWYDGRFYVAADATDDPSMWNPAAVPEEDVERAVREMLRRHPDNRLFEHLSHCALSYGCMTAKNTFLGRQEAALPVSSACNAGCVGCISEQPEDAPFPSPQVRLDFRPSVDELVDVMMTHIRSNPHGIVSFGQGCEGEPATRWMDMVRAIRAVRAQTQDGYININTNGGLTKPLQAVVDVGLDLMRVSIISAIDDHYNAYYRPRGYTLEDVAATLRYAADHGVYTSINYLVFPGVTDREEEIEAMVAFLRRTGVHLVQMRNLNIDPEYYLSQIPPQRGELYGMRAVMDIFRAEVPGIEIGSFSHVPPPEWRRRA; encoded by the coding sequence ATGAATCACCATCGTCTGCAGCCGGTGGGCAGAACCGGATCGTACCTGACTGAGGTGCCCCCGGAGGAGTGGATCCCGCTGCCGGAAGGGGCAAGCCTGGTCTGGCTGCCGGGGACGCGAGCCATCGGACTGGATCCCGGCTCGGGCGAGATGGTCCACCTGGGCGCGGACGCGTACGCGGTCGGCGCGCTGTTGCCCCAGGGCTTCACGCGCCTGTTGCTCCCCGGCTACGTCAAGCGGAAGGGCGCCGAGCCGCTGCCGTTGTTCGGATACACGGCTGTGGGATGGTACGACGGCCGGTTTTACGTCGCGGCGGACGCCACCGACGATCCCTCGATGTGGAACCCGGCCGCGGTGCCGGAGGAGGACGTGGAACGGGCGGTCCGGGAAATGCTTCGTCGGCATCCGGACAACCGTCTGTTTGAACACTTGTCCCATTGTGCGTTGAGTTACGGCTGCATGACGGCGAAGAACACGTTTCTCGGCCGCCAGGAAGCAGCGCTGCCGGTCTCGTCGGCCTGCAACGCCGGGTGCGTCGGCTGCATCTCGGAACAGCCGGAAGACGCGCCGTTTCCGTCGCCACAGGTGCGGCTCGATTTCCGGCCGAGCGTGGACGAGCTCGTGGACGTCATGATGACGCATATCCGCAGCAATCCGCACGGCATTGTCAGTTTCGGCCAGGGCTGCGAAGGGGAGCCTGCGACGCGCTGGATGGACATGGTTCGCGCCATCCGGGCGGTGCGCGCCCAGACGCAGGACGGGTACATCAACATCAACACCAACGGCGGGTTGACCAAGCCGTTGCAGGCGGTGGTCGACGTCGGCCTGGACCTGATGCGCGTGAGCATCATCAGCGCCATCGACGACCATTACAACGCCTACTACCGGCCGCGCGGCTATACCCTGGAGGACGTGGCCGCCACCCTGCGGTACGCGGCCGACCACGGGGTATACACTTCCATCAATTATCTCGTATTCCCGGGGGTGACCGACCGGGAAGAGGAGATTGAGGCGATGGTGGCGTTCCTGCGCCGGACGGGGGTCCATCTGGTGCAGATGCGGAACCTGAACATCGATCCCGAGTACTATCTCAGCCAGATCCCGCCCCAACGGGGGGAACTGTACGGGATGCGCGCGGTGATGGATATCTTCCGCGCCGAGGTCCCGGGGATTGAGATCGGGTCGTTCTCGCACGTGCCTCCGCCGGAATGGCGGCGCCGGGCGTGA